Proteins encoded by one window of Lactobacillus paragasseri:
- a CDS encoding DUF2255 family protein, whose protein sequence is MNKWTNEEIAAFDKAQTLHNRPYNDDKTTFEEDNPVWEVTVDNQVFIRGAKGIKDTKWYQAGTKNGGQIEVAGQKFEVKYQAVNNAELIKDVTEAFNKKYHGQYPIDLMVSDPVAKATIAIVKK, encoded by the coding sequence ATGAATAAGTGGACAAATGAAGAAATAGCTGCTTTTGATAAGGCTCAAACTTTACACAATCGTCCTTATAATGATGATAAGACAACTTTTGAAGAAGACAATCCTGTCTGGGAAGTAACTGTCGATAATCAGGTTTTCATTCGCGGTGCTAAAGGGATTAAGGATACTAAATGGTATCAAGCTGGAACCAAAAATGGCGGTCAAATTGAAGTCGCTGGTCAAAAGTTTGAAGTGAAATACCAAGCAGTTAATAACGCAGAATTAATTAAGGATGTTACCGAAGCTTTTAATAAAAAATATCATGGTCAGTATCCAATTGACTTGATGGTATCAGATCCTGTGGCTAAGGCAACAATTGCAATTGTGAAAAAGTAG
- a CDS encoding LysR family transcriptional regulator has translation MIENYLLEELVTFAKYGTVAKTAEVLGLTQPAVTHSMKKLEEDLGVTLFIRKPNKLYLSETGKYTAREAKKLIDDNLDFTKRVKQFEKDQTTLIVGVNAPGPGIVLRSLHDQNIQIVSDLVESNFENLLADHQVTCLLLNFPIEDRDITSTYLGTESMSVNLPAECNLNQYKELSFKMLKGKTILSPSPIGFWTKIYQDEIPDSKIIFQNESSEYSEILQYSVLPFFTTNLTSLDSQWGLNLPNNRSVRPLKDEVAHQKFYACYLKQNKDRVQPLIEKLQDQWSKYD, from the coding sequence ATGATTGAAAATTATTTATTAGAAGAATTAGTGACTTTTGCCAAATACGGCACAGTTGCTAAGACTGCCGAAGTATTAGGTCTAACCCAGCCAGCGGTCACTCATTCCATGAAAAAGCTCGAAGAAGATTTAGGCGTTACTTTATTCATTAGAAAACCAAATAAGCTCTACTTAAGCGAGACTGGTAAATATACAGCCCGAGAAGCTAAAAAGTTAATTGATGATAATCTTGATTTTACTAAGCGAGTCAAGCAATTTGAAAAAGATCAAACCACTTTAATTGTTGGCGTGAATGCACCAGGGCCGGGAATCGTTTTACGATCTTTACATGACCAGAATATCCAGATCGTTAGTGATTTAGTTGAATCTAATTTTGAAAATTTATTAGCTGACCATCAAGTAACTTGCCTTTTGCTTAACTTTCCAATTGAAGACCGCGACATTACTTCAACTTACTTAGGCACAGAATCAATGTCTGTTAACTTACCTGCCGAATGCAATCTTAATCAATATAAGGAACTATCCTTCAAGATGCTTAAGGGTAAAACAATCTTAAGCCCTTCACCAATTGGCTTTTGGACTAAGATTTACCAAGACGAGATTCCAGATAGCAAAATCATTTTTCAAAATGAATCCAGTGAATACAGCGAGATTTTACAATACTCTGTTTTACCTTTCTTTACGACAAACTTAACGAGTTTAGACTCACAATGGGGACTTAATTTACCTAATAATCGTAGCGTTCGTCCATTAAAAGACGAAGTAGCCCATCAGAAGTTTTATGCTTGTTACTTAAAACAAAATAAAGATCGAGTCCAGCCTTTAATTGAAAAATTGCAAGATCAATGGAGTAAATATGATTAA
- a CDS encoding alcohol dehydrogenase catalytic domain-containing protein yields MKYAEFVKAGEMKIIDKPLPKIEKDDDVIIKVLRTCVCGSDLWAYRGLEEQGHENSGHEIIGIIEEIGKNITTVKKGDFVIAPFTHGCGHCRACLAGFDGVCMNHDLSENFSGGYQAEYVRFQHAQWSLVKVPGKPEDYTEGMLKSFLALADVMATGYHAARVANVKPGDSVIVLGDGAVGLSAIIASKLRGAKQIVSTSRHPDREKLAREFGATDNVAERDEEGVQNLISITRGGADAVLECVGSKLSNEEAVQVGRPGAIVGRVGLPHGAELNPGLIFYKNMSVAGGPASVTTYDKEVLLKAVLDGKINPGKVFTKTYDLDQINEAYQDMADRKVIKSYIKVSD; encoded by the coding sequence ATGAAATACGCAGAATTTGTTAAGGCTGGCGAAATGAAAATTATTGATAAACCATTGCCTAAGATTGAAAAAGATGACGATGTAATTATTAAGGTCCTTCGTACTTGTGTTTGCGGCTCAGATTTGTGGGCATACCGTGGATTAGAAGAGCAAGGTCATGAAAATAGCGGTCACGAAATTATTGGAATTATTGAAGAAATTGGAAAAAATATTACTACCGTCAAAAAGGGGGACTTTGTAATTGCTCCTTTTACCCATGGTTGTGGTCATTGCCGGGCATGTTTAGCAGGTTTTGACGGTGTATGTATGAATCATGACTTGAGTGAAAACTTCTCTGGTGGCTATCAAGCAGAATATGTGCGTTTCCAGCATGCACAATGGTCATTAGTAAAGGTTCCGGGTAAGCCTGAAGATTATACTGAAGGAATGCTTAAGTCATTTTTAGCCTTAGCTGATGTAATGGCAACTGGTTATCATGCGGCTCGTGTAGCTAATGTAAAGCCCGGAGATTCAGTAATTGTTTTAGGTGATGGTGCAGTTGGCTTGTCCGCAATTATTGCATCAAAATTGCGTGGAGCTAAGCAAATCGTTTCTACGAGTCGTCATCCAGATCGTGAAAAGTTAGCACGTGAATTTGGTGCAACTGACAATGTGGCTGAGCGAGATGAGGAAGGAGTTCAAAATTTGATCTCCATTACGCGTGGTGGTGCGGATGCAGTCTTAGAATGTGTCGGCAGTAAGTTATCTAACGAAGAAGCTGTGCAAGTTGGTCGTCCGGGTGCAATTGTTGGCCGTGTTGGTTTACCACACGGAGCTGAATTAAATCCGGGTTTGATTTTTTACAAGAATATGAGTGTTGCCGGCGGTCCAGCTTCAGTGACTACTTATGATAAGGAAGTATTGCTTAAGGCTGTCTTAGATGGCAAGATTAATCCAGGCAAGGTCTTCACTAAGACATATGATTTAGATCAGATTAATGAAGCTTATCAAGATATGGCAGATAGAAAAGTAATTAAGTCCTACATTAAAGTTAGTGATTAA
- a CDS encoding flavodoxin family protein — translation MARVVILTGSPHYEGASQKLADNFENGVKEAGNHIYRYDAGLQGDSQPHFLQLEHAPGMEVGIPDNDEVEKEVIPELLDADVVVLVSSLYYFEINAQLKTVIDRFYDYNHELKDKKMVFMMAGYGTQEDMDAVKLHMQKLSDYMRWQMIDQIYADDSWNKQKLAKFAQAAYNLGKSIK, via the coding sequence ATGGCACGAGTAGTAATTTTAACTGGTAGTCCTCATTATGAAGGTGCTTCACAAAAATTAGCTGATAATTTTGAAAATGGTGTAAAAGAAGCCGGCAATCACATTTATCGTTATGATGCAGGTCTTCAAGGAGATAGTCAGCCGCATTTTTTACAATTAGAGCATGCGCCTGGTATGGAAGTTGGCATTCCTGATAATGATGAGGTAGAAAAGGAAGTTATTCCAGAGTTATTAGATGCAGATGTGGTTGTCTTGGTATCTTCACTTTATTATTTTGAAATTAATGCTCAGCTGAAAACAGTCATTGATCGCTTTTATGATTATAATCATGAATTAAAGGATAAAAAAATGGTCTTTATGATGGCCGGGTATGGTACGCAAGAAGATATGGATGCAGTTAAGCTTCATATGCAGAAGTTGAGCGACTATATGCGCTGGCAAATGATTGATCAAATTTATGCCGATGATTCATGGAATAAGCAAAAATTAGCGAAATTTGCTCAAGCGGCTTATAACTTAGGTAAGAGTATTAAATAA